From a single Couchioplanes caeruleus genomic region:
- a CDS encoding ABC transporter ATP-binding protein, which produces MGEPELSGGRSGDVLLEVDHVTLRFGGVVALNDVSFSLRKGEIFGLIGPNGAGKTTCFNAMTGVYRPTSGGIRFQGESIVGRKKHEITRGGIARTFQNVRLFPEMTALENVMVGADAHHKTSVIGALFRLPRHWHEEKAGREKSLELLRFVGIERRAGEVSRNLSYGEQRRLEIARALATNPTLLCLDEPAAGFTPAEKVELLDLIRKIRDTGVTVLLIEHDMRLVMGVTDRIVVLEFGKKIAEGTPAEVRDDPKVIAAYLGVPTDAA; this is translated from the coding sequence GTGGGCGAGCCGGAGCTCTCCGGCGGCCGATCGGGTGACGTGCTGCTGGAGGTGGACCACGTCACGCTGCGCTTCGGCGGCGTGGTCGCGCTCAACGACGTCAGCTTCTCGCTGCGCAAGGGTGAGATCTTCGGCCTCATCGGCCCGAACGGCGCGGGCAAGACGACCTGCTTCAACGCCATGACCGGCGTCTACCGGCCGACCAGCGGCGGCATCCGCTTCCAGGGCGAGTCGATCGTCGGCCGCAAGAAGCACGAGATCACCCGCGGCGGCATCGCCCGTACGTTCCAGAACGTGCGGCTCTTCCCCGAGATGACCGCGCTGGAGAACGTCATGGTGGGCGCGGACGCGCACCACAAGACCAGCGTGATCGGCGCGTTGTTCCGGCTTCCCCGGCACTGGCACGAGGAGAAGGCGGGCCGGGAGAAGAGCCTGGAGCTCTTGCGCTTCGTGGGCATCGAGCGCCGGGCGGGGGAGGTCTCCCGCAACCTCTCGTACGGCGAGCAGCGCCGGCTGGAGATCGCGCGGGCCCTGGCGACCAACCCGACGCTGCTGTGCCTGGACGAGCCGGCGGCCGGGTTCACGCCCGCGGAGAAGGTCGAGCTGCTCGATCTGATCCGCAAGATCCGTGACACCGGGGTGACCGTGCTGCTCATCGAGCACGACATGCGCCTGGTCATGGGCGTCACCGACCGGATCGTGGTGCTGGAGTTCGGCAAGAAGATCGCCGAGGGTACGCCCGCCGAGGTGCGGGACGACCCGAAGGTGATCGCGGCGTACCTGGGGGTCCCGACCGATGCTGCTTGA
- a CDS encoding branched-chain amino acid ABC transporter permease has protein sequence MTTTETPPTGAVPAAETKNWRTSGGVRGWFGRQHWAVRTVLALVFAAIAYLLPYVADVPVIGPQIITEGIDWPSALFNMSYYVLLALGLNVVVGFAGLLDLGYVGFFAVGAYTVAMLTSPDSVLHTKWPWLAAIPVALAITMLSGLILGWPTLRLRGDYLAIVTLGFAEIIRIFATSSETLRGDRGFSDIPHPPGSYADGKPIFGVADATPYYWLGLTVIILVIFGVRNLDRSRVGRSWLAIREDEEAAEIMGVRTIKYKLWAFAIGAFIGGLGGVMFAGQQGFMNSQTFILQFSILVLSGVVMGGSGNIFGAILGGALISYIPDRLRGIQDPIFHTDLFGFRFAIFGLVIIAIMIFRPQGLIPSRRRAMELKDREKEVAPQ, from the coding sequence ATGACGACGACCGAAACTCCGCCGACCGGCGCGGTGCCGGCCGCGGAGACCAAGAACTGGCGTACGTCGGGCGGCGTGCGCGGCTGGTTCGGCCGTCAGCACTGGGCGGTCCGTACGGTCCTCGCCCTGGTGTTCGCCGCGATCGCGTACCTGCTGCCGTACGTGGCCGACGTGCCCGTGATCGGCCCGCAGATCATCACCGAGGGCATCGACTGGCCCAGCGCACTGTTCAACATGTCGTACTACGTGCTGCTGGCGCTGGGCCTGAACGTGGTGGTCGGGTTCGCCGGCCTGCTCGACCTCGGGTACGTGGGCTTCTTCGCGGTGGGCGCGTACACGGTGGCGATGCTGACCTCGCCGGACAGCGTCCTGCACACCAAGTGGCCGTGGCTCGCGGCCATTCCGGTCGCGCTGGCGATCACCATGCTCTCCGGGCTGATCCTGGGCTGGCCGACGCTGCGGCTGCGCGGCGACTACCTGGCGATCGTGACGCTGGGCTTCGCCGAGATCATCCGCATCTTCGCGACGAGTTCGGAGACGCTGCGGGGTGACCGGGGCTTCTCGGACATCCCGCACCCGCCGGGCTCGTACGCCGACGGCAAGCCGATCTTCGGGGTGGCGGACGCCACGCCGTACTACTGGCTCGGCCTGACGGTGATCATCCTGGTGATCTTCGGCGTGCGGAACCTCGACCGCAGCCGGGTCGGCCGCTCGTGGCTCGCGATCCGCGAGGACGAGGAGGCCGCGGAGATCATGGGAGTGCGCACGATCAAGTACAAGCTGTGGGCGTTTGCGATCGGCGCGTTCATCGGTGGTCTGGGCGGCGTCATGTTCGCCGGTCAGCAGGGCTTCATGAACTCGCAGACGTTCATCCTGCAGTTCTCGATCCTGGTGCTCTCCGGCGTCGTCATGGGTGGTTCGGGCAACATCTTCGGTGCCATCCTGGGCGGTGCGCTGATCTCGTACATCCCGGACCGGTTGCGTGGCATCCAGGACCCGATCTTCCACACGGACCTGTTCGGGTTCCGCTTCGCGATCTTCGGTCTCGTGATCATCGCGATCATGATCTTCCGGCCGCAGGGCCTGATCCCGAGCCGCCGCCGCGCGATGGAGCTCAAGGACCGCGAGAAGGAGGTGGCTCCGCAGTGA
- a CDS encoding branched-chain amino acid ABC transporter permease, whose translation MNFSGLIQDFGPLTITGLAQGAIIALFALGYTLVYGVLRLINFAHSEVFLLGSYACLIVWGFFGLDQNSATPNVYAVLGYLLLGLIAAIIISGVTALGVELVAYRPLRRRNAPPLAFLITAIGASLFISETVGVVTQRNITGVPPLIRPTDVVVIGNMHVTNLQILIIVLALVAMFVLDRFINRSRLGRGIRAVAQNPDSAALMGVNKSRVIALVFLLGGLMAGIAAVMYDLKIGVTRFDAGFLLGIEAFTAAVLGGIGNLRGALLGGLLLGVLQNYAAGLFGTQWLHAASFVLLVLILLVRPTGLLGESLGRARA comes from the coding sequence GTGAACTTCTCCGGTCTGATTCAGGACTTCGGACCGCTCACGATCACGGGACTTGCCCAGGGCGCGATCATCGCGTTGTTCGCCCTGGGATACACCCTGGTCTACGGCGTGCTTCGCCTGATCAACTTCGCCCACTCCGAGGTCTTCCTGCTCGGTTCCTACGCGTGTCTGATCGTGTGGGGATTTTTCGGGCTGGACCAGAACTCGGCCACCCCCAACGTGTACGCGGTCCTCGGCTACCTGCTGCTGGGCCTGATCGCCGCGATCATCATCTCCGGTGTGACCGCGCTCGGCGTCGAGCTCGTGGCCTACCGGCCGCTGCGTCGCCGTAACGCACCGCCGCTCGCGTTCCTGATCACCGCGATCGGCGCCTCCCTGTTCATCTCGGAGACCGTCGGCGTGGTCACCCAGCGCAACATCACCGGTGTGCCACCGCTGATCCGGCCGACCGACGTCGTCGTGATCGGCAACATGCACGTGACGAATCTGCAGATTCTGATCATCGTGCTGGCGCTCGTGGCGATGTTCGTGCTCGACCGCTTCATCAACCGTTCCCGTCTCGGCCGCGGCATCCGCGCCGTGGCGCAGAACCCGGACAGCGCGGCGCTGATGGGCGTCAACAAGAGCCGCGTCATCGCGCTCGTGTTCCTCCTCGGCGGCCTGATGGCCGGTATCGCCGCGGTCATGTACGACCTGAAGATCGGCGTGACCCGGTTCGACGCCGGCTTCCTGCTGGGGATCGAGGCGTTCACCGCCGCCGTGCTCGGCGGCATCGGCAACCTGCGCGGCGCCCTGCTGGGTGGCCTGCTGCTGGGCGTCCTGCAGAACTACGCGGCCGGGCTGTTCGGCACGCAGTGGCTGCACGCCGCGTCGTTCGTCCTGCTGGTATTGATCCTGCTGGTCCGTCCCACGGGCCTGCTGGGTGAGAGTCTGGGGAGGGCCCGCGCATGA
- a CDS encoding branched-chain amino acid ABC transporter substrate-binding protein, producing MRQVLARAIGGLAVIGLVAGAAACNSSSSSDDSASGNCGYKLAFFGALTGSAANLGVNIEQGFELAIKQYNTKKGSECITVAKFDSQGEPAVAPGVARNLVADKKILGIVGPPFSGESEAADPIFEEAGIPTITPSATRVSLSANGWKTFHRAVANDDAQGPAAANYIKDVLKAQKVFVADDQSAYGAGLADVVKKTLGSTVVATDKTEADGKQTDFSAVVQKVVSSGATAMFYGGYYQNGGLIRKQLTAANWKGVLVGGDGMKDPGLAKAAGNNAATGTVVTCPCSPPEKAGGTFVADYKKQWNVDAGTYSDVAFDAANVFLAGIDAGNTTTEKMNTYLSTVNYTGIANTYKWTATGELDPNSIKVWAFKFDASGNTVADQEVKTS from the coding sequence TTGAGGCAGGTTCTCGCACGAGCCATCGGTGGGCTGGCCGTGATCGGCCTCGTCGCCGGTGCCGCTGCCTGCAACAGCAGCAGCAGCTCTGACGACTCGGCCAGTGGTAACTGCGGCTACAAGCTCGCGTTCTTCGGCGCCCTGACGGGTTCCGCGGCGAACCTCGGTGTCAACATCGAGCAGGGCTTCGAGCTCGCGATCAAGCAGTACAACACCAAGAAGGGCTCCGAGTGCATCACGGTGGCCAAGTTCGACTCGCAGGGCGAGCCGGCCGTCGCACCGGGTGTTGCTCGTAACCTCGTCGCGGACAAGAAGATCCTCGGCATCGTCGGCCCGCCGTTCTCCGGTGAGTCCGAGGCCGCGGACCCCATTTTCGAAGAGGCCGGCATCCCGACGATCACCCCGTCCGCGACGCGCGTCTCGCTGTCGGCGAACGGCTGGAAGACCTTCCACCGGGCGGTCGCGAACGACGACGCCCAGGGTCCGGCCGCGGCCAACTACATCAAGGACGTCCTGAAGGCGCAGAAGGTCTTCGTGGCGGACGACCAGTCCGCGTACGGCGCCGGCCTGGCCGACGTGGTGAAGAAGACGCTGGGCAGCACCGTCGTCGCGACGGACAAGACCGAGGCCGACGGCAAGCAGACCGACTTCTCGGCGGTCGTGCAGAAGGTCGTGTCCTCGGGCGCGACGGCGATGTTCTACGGCGGCTACTACCAGAACGGTGGCCTCATCCGTAAGCAGCTGACCGCTGCCAACTGGAAGGGCGTGCTGGTCGGCGGCGACGGCATGAAGGACCCCGGCCTGGCCAAGGCGGCGGGCAACAACGCGGCGACCGGCACGGTCGTCACCTGCCCGTGCTCCCCGCCGGAGAAGGCGGGCGGCACGTTCGTCGCGGACTACAAGAAGCAGTGGAACGTCGACGCCGGTACGTACAGCGACGTGGCGTTCGACGCCGCGAACGTCTTCCTGGCCGGTATCGACGCCGGGAACACCACCACCGAGAAGATGAACACCTACCTCTCGACGGTCAACTACACCGGTATCGCGAACACCTACAAGTGGACCGCCACGGGCGAGCTGGACCCCAACTCGATCAAGGTGTGGGCGTTCAAGTTCGACGCGAGCGGCAACACCGTCGCGGACCAAGAGGTCAAGACCTCCTGA
- a CDS encoding ANTAR domain-containing response regulator: MADTQASAERRRVLIAEDEALIRLDLAEMLVEEGYDVVGEAGDGETAVRLAEDLSPDLVILDIKMPIMDGLAAAERIAGGRIAPVVILTAFSQRDLVERARAAGAMAYLVKPFQKSDLVPAIEIALSRYSEIAALESEVAGLTDRLETRKSVERAKGELMTKYSMTEPQAFKWIQRTAMDHRMTMREVADRILAEGEEAPGTAAS, from the coding sequence GTGGCCGACACGCAGGCGAGTGCCGAGCGCAGGCGGGTGTTGATCGCTGAGGACGAGGCTCTCATCCGGCTCGACCTGGCCGAGATGCTGGTGGAGGAGGGCTACGACGTCGTCGGGGAGGCCGGCGACGGCGAGACCGCCGTACGGCTGGCCGAGGATCTCTCCCCGGACCTCGTGATCCTGGACATCAAGATGCCCATCATGGACGGGCTCGCCGCCGCCGAGCGGATCGCCGGCGGGCGCATCGCCCCCGTCGTCATCCTGACCGCTTTCAGCCAGCGGGATCTGGTCGAGCGGGCGCGTGCCGCCGGGGCGATGGCCTATCTGGTGAAGCCGTTCCAGAAGTCGGATCTCGTGCCGGCCATCGAGATCGCGCTCTCCCGGTATTCGGAGATCGCCGCGCTGGAGTCGGAGGTTGCGGGTCTCACCGACCGGTTGGAGACGCGCAAGTCGGTGGAGCGCGCCAAGGGTGAGCTCATGACGAAATACTCGATGACCGAGCCGCAGGCGTTCAAATGGATCCAGCGCACGGCGATGGATCACCGGATGACGATGCGTGAGGTCGCGGACCGCATCCTCGCCGAGGGTGAGGAGGCTCCGGGCACCGCCGCTTCGTGA
- a CDS encoding HdeD family acid-resistance protein, giving the protein MLWSGSSPLTVVRDAMWAFLLLAGVAWLAIAWSVLRIEPAGIADVAGPVVLFAAATEAVRAFAGTRTWWLNAGMAVLFAATGVLLMVDGGGSWTTPAALIGWYLMVRGAADLAISMMTRETDRIWGLLTVVGVAELGLGFFAASSFARTPEVIVLILAGAALLRGVADLVASLRLRDASAVSRGERLLELSAERAIGVAGYSAGMTDFETAPSRSARARHRAAVRGSAAGMSDLSTPRPVARGDAADGGPAAPGHGHGTALGGTPGLGDAGRLGGAGGLGGAAGLGGAAGLGGAAGPGGAAPGGGAAALGDGGVAFGGGTVFGGGAAGFGAGTAGLGHEAALGGGADFGGAGGTAPRGLDAGQAGAAARAASFHDEVLRTTADLDAMLALAGVTGAAVPGAAKAAAEAEQVEVPDTAEGAEEPAAGGHGDDRAVVGDAAHAVGRAEVVRPAGHEPAERAGSQPAPAVEDTPSSRGLVD; this is encoded by the coding sequence ATGTTGTGGTCCGGCTCGTCGCCCCTGACCGTCGTGCGTGACGCGATGTGGGCGTTCCTTCTGCTCGCGGGTGTGGCGTGGCTGGCGATCGCGTGGAGCGTGTTGCGGATCGAGCCCGCCGGCATCGCGGACGTGGCCGGTCCGGTTGTGCTGTTCGCCGCGGCGACCGAGGCGGTGCGGGCGTTCGCCGGGACGCGGACGTGGTGGCTGAACGCGGGCATGGCCGTACTGTTCGCCGCCACCGGGGTGCTGCTCATGGTCGACGGGGGCGGGTCCTGGACCACGCCGGCCGCGTTGATCGGGTGGTACCTGATGGTCCGCGGCGCCGCGGACCTTGCGATCTCGATGATGACGCGGGAGACCGACCGGATCTGGGGGCTGCTCACGGTCGTCGGGGTGGCGGAGCTCGGGCTGGGGTTCTTCGCTGCCAGCTCCTTTGCGCGTACGCCGGAAGTGATCGTTCTGATCTTGGCGGGGGCGGCCCTGTTGCGTGGTGTCGCCGATCTGGTGGCATCGTTGCGGCTGCGTGACGCTTCCGCGGTGTCGCGAGGTGAACGGTTGCTGGAGTTGTCCGCGGAACGGGCGATCGGGGTGGCCGGCTACTCGGCGGGGATGACGGACTTCGAGACCGCGCCGAGCCGGAGCGCGCGGGCGCGGCACCGGGCGGCGGTGCGCGGTTCGGCGGCCGGGATGTCGGACCTGTCGACGCCGCGGCCGGTGGCGCGCGGCGATGCGGCGGATGGCGGGCCGGCCGCGCCCGGGCACGGGCACGGGACGGCGCTCGGGGGTACGCCGGGGCTCGGGGACGCGGGCCGACTTGGGGGCGCGGGCGGACTTGGCGGTGCGGCGGGACTTGGCGGTGCGGCGGGACTTGGCGGTGCGGCGGGACCTGGCGGTGCGGCGCCCGGCGGCGGGGCTGCGGCGCTTGGCGACGGCGGGGTCGCGTTCGGTGGCGGGACAGTGTTCGGCGGCGGGGCGGCGGGGTTCGGCGCTGGGACTGCGGGGCTCGGGCATGAGGCGGCGCTCGGCGGTGGGGCGGACTTCGGCGGAGCCGGTGGGACGGCGCCTAGGGGCCTCGATGCCGGGCAGGCCGGGGCGGCAGCGCGGGCCGCGAGTTTTCATGACGAGGTCCTGAGGACGACCGCCGACCTGGACGCGATGCTCGCGCTGGCCGGGGTCACCGGGGCCGCTGTGCCGGGGGCGGCGAAGGCGGCGGCCGAGGCCGAGCAGGTCGAGGTGCCGGACACCGCCGAGGGTGCCGAGGAACCCGCGGCCGGCGGGCACGGCGACGACCGCGCCGTGGTCGGTGACGCCGCTCACGCCGTGGGGCGTGCGGAGGTCGTGCGGCCCGCGGGGCACGAGCCGGCGGAGAGGGCCGGCTCGCAGCCGGCACCCGCGGTTGAGGACACGCCGAGCTCCCGCGGGCTGGTGGACTGA
- a CDS encoding acyl-CoA thioesterase — protein MNGPLRGQAAVDQLLEVLDLKQLDADRFQGESPQVGAQRVFGGQVAGQALVAAGRTVEPARFVHSLHGYFVRPGDPTVPIDFTVETIRDGRSFSVRRSTAQQHGKTIFFMSASFQVVEHGLDHHTPPPEGVQGPDETPTMRDWLARYPQRQAAFDSAPQAIDVRYVNTPGWVPPGDRDATDHQRVWMRINGELPDDPLIHACALTYASDLSLLDSVLSVHGEVWGPGGVIGASLDHALWFHRPFRADEWFLYDCTSPSASGSRGLASGRMFTREGVHIASAVQEGLLRRVGA, from the coding sequence GTGAACGGACCGCTGCGGGGACAGGCCGCCGTCGACCAGCTGCTCGAGGTCCTCGACCTCAAGCAGCTGGACGCCGACCGGTTCCAGGGCGAGAGCCCGCAGGTCGGCGCCCAGCGCGTCTTCGGCGGCCAGGTCGCCGGCCAGGCCCTGGTCGCCGCCGGGCGCACGGTCGAGCCGGCGCGCTTCGTGCACTCGCTGCACGGCTACTTCGTCCGCCCCGGCGACCCCACGGTCCCGATCGACTTCACCGTCGAGACGATCCGCGACGGCCGCTCGTTCTCCGTACGCCGCTCCACCGCCCAGCAGCACGGCAAGACCATCTTCTTCATGTCGGCGTCGTTCCAGGTCGTCGAGCACGGCCTCGACCACCACACGCCGCCCCCGGAGGGCGTCCAGGGCCCGGACGAGACCCCCACGATGCGCGACTGGCTCGCCCGCTACCCGCAACGCCAGGCCGCCTTCGACTCCGCGCCGCAGGCCATCGACGTCCGCTACGTCAACACGCCCGGCTGGGTCCCCCCGGGCGACCGCGACGCCACCGACCACCAGCGCGTCTGGATGCGCATCAACGGCGAACTCCCGGACGACCCGCTGATCCACGCCTGCGCCCTCACGTACGCCTCGGACCTGTCCCTGCTCGACTCGGTCCTCTCGGTCCACGGCGAGGTCTGGGGCCCGGGCGGCGTGATCGGCGCCAGCCTCGACCACGCCCTCTGGTTCCACCGCCCGTTCCGCGCGGACGAATGGTTCCTGTACGACTGCACCAGCCCCTCGGCCAGCGGCAGCCGAGGCCTGGCCAGCGGCCGCATGTTCACGCGGGAAGGCGTCCACATCGCGAGCGCGGTCCAGGAGGGCCTCCTGCGCCGAGTCGGCGCCTGA
- the pyk gene encoding pyruvate kinase codes for MAVTRRAKIVCTMGPATASPERMLGLVEAGMDVARMNFSHGSHDDHQQIYEMVRAAAKQTGRAVAVLADLQGPKIRLGRFANGPHVWSTGDVVTITSDDILGTPDRVSCTYKKLPNEVKVGDRLLIDDGKVAVEVSAVEGNDIRCLVTEGGPVSNNKGVSLPNVAVSVPAMSEKDEEDLRFALSLGVDLVALSFVRSPDDIKLVHQIMAEEGRTVPVIAKVEKPEAVDHLEAIVLAFDGVMVARGDLGVELPLDQVPLVQKRAVQLCRENAKPVIVATQMLDSMIENSRPTRAEASDVANAVLDGTDAVMLSGETSVGKYPVLTVSTMAKIVTTTEQGAFGVPVLQHDPRTHGGALTVAASRIARNIGAKALVAFSQTGDTVRRLSRLHCELPLLAFTPVPAVRDQLALSWGVETFLTDFVEHTDDMFRQVDQAMLGLGLAKPGEYVVVVAGSPPNAPGSTNTLRVHQLGSLVDPSTV; via the coding sequence ATGGCTGTGACACGCCGCGCAAAGATCGTCTGCACCATGGGTCCTGCCACCGCCTCCCCCGAGCGCATGCTCGGCCTGGTCGAGGCCGGGATGGACGTGGCACGAATGAACTTCAGCCACGGCAGCCACGACGATCACCAGCAGATCTACGAGATGGTCCGCGCCGCCGCGAAGCAGACCGGCCGCGCCGTCGCTGTCCTCGCCGACCTGCAGGGCCCGAAGATCCGCCTGGGCCGGTTCGCCAACGGCCCGCACGTGTGGAGCACCGGCGACGTCGTGACCATCACCAGCGACGACATCCTCGGCACCCCGGACCGGGTCTCCTGCACCTACAAGAAGCTCCCGAACGAGGTCAAGGTCGGCGACCGGCTGCTCATCGACGACGGCAAGGTCGCCGTCGAGGTCTCCGCGGTCGAGGGCAACGACATCCGCTGCCTCGTCACCGAGGGCGGCCCGGTCTCCAACAACAAGGGCGTGTCGCTGCCCAACGTGGCGGTCAGCGTCCCGGCGATGAGCGAGAAGGACGAGGAGGACCTGCGTTTCGCGCTCAGCCTCGGCGTCGACCTGGTTGCGCTGTCGTTCGTCCGCTCGCCCGACGACATCAAGCTCGTCCACCAGATCATGGCCGAGGAGGGCCGGACCGTACCGGTCATCGCCAAGGTCGAGAAGCCCGAGGCCGTCGACCACCTCGAGGCGATCGTGCTGGCGTTCGACGGCGTCATGGTGGCCCGCGGCGACCTCGGTGTCGAGCTCCCGCTCGACCAGGTGCCGCTGGTGCAGAAGCGCGCCGTCCAGCTGTGCCGGGAGAACGCGAAGCCGGTCATCGTCGCCACCCAGATGCTCGACTCGATGATCGAGAATTCCCGCCCGACCCGCGCCGAGGCCTCCGACGTCGCCAACGCGGTCCTCGACGGCACCGACGCCGTGATGCTCTCCGGCGAGACCTCCGTCGGCAAGTACCCGGTGCTCACCGTCAGCACCATGGCGAAGATCGTCACGACCACCGAGCAGGGCGCGTTCGGCGTCCCGGTGCTGCAGCACGACCCGCGTACGCACGGCGGCGCGCTCACCGTCGCCGCGTCCCGCATCGCCCGCAACATCGGCGCCAAGGCCCTGGTCGCGTTCTCCCAGACCGGCGACACCGTGCGCCGGCTCTCCCGGCTGCACTGCGAGCTGCCGCTGCTCGCCTTCACGCCGGTGCCCGCGGTCCGCGACCAGCTCGCGCTCTCCTGGGGCGTCGAGACGTTCCTGACGGACTTCGTCGAGCACACCGACGACATGTTCCGCCAGGTCGACCAGGCCATGCTCGGCCTCGGCCTGGCCAAGCCCGGCGAGTACGTCGTCGTCGTGGCCGGCAGCCCGCCGAACGCCCCCGGCTCCACCAACACCCTGCGGGTCCACCAGCTCGGCTCGCTCGTCGACCCGAGCACCGTGTGA
- a CDS encoding NUDIX domain-containing protein, translating into MLPGRDYLGVGVGAVVRGADGRVFLARRGPAARNEAGCWEFPGGTVDFGETLEQTVRREFREEYGMEVEVTGLLGVADHLLPEEGQHWVSVSFEARHVGGEPEIREPGKCTQIGWFDADALPEPLSEAAKKARHP; encoded by the coding sequence ATGCTGCCGGGACGCGACTACCTCGGTGTCGGTGTGGGAGCGGTGGTCCGCGGTGCGGACGGGCGGGTGTTCCTGGCCCGTCGCGGGCCGGCGGCCCGCAACGAGGCGGGCTGCTGGGAATTCCCCGGCGGCACGGTGGATTTCGGGGAGACCCTGGAGCAGACCGTACGGCGGGAGTTCCGCGAGGAGTACGGCATGGAGGTGGAGGTCACCGGGCTGCTCGGGGTGGCCGACCATCTGCTCCCCGAGGAGGGGCAGCACTGGGTGTCGGTGTCGTTCGAGGCGCGCCACGTCGGCGGGGAGCCGGAGATCCGGGAGCCCGGCAAGTGCACGCAGATCGGGTGGTTCGACGCGGACGCCCTCCCCGAGCCGCTGTCCGAGGCCGCGAAGAAGGCCCGGCACCCGTGA
- a CDS encoding glutamate synthase subunit beta, with the protein MPDPNGFLRYERQLPKRRPVPVRIRDWREVYPPAGDELIRDQATRCMDCGIPFCHEGCPLGNRIPDWNDLVRTNAWAAAAESLHATNNFPEFTGRLCPAPCEAACVLGIADDPVTIKQVEVEIANHAFDLGYVQPQRPATLSGKSVAVVGSGPAGLAAAQQLARAGHAVTVFERDDRIGGLLRYGIPDFKLEKERIDARLAQMEAEGVVFQTGVNVGVDVTADDLRERFDAVLLTCGALAGRDTHETPGRQLRGVHLAMEHLVPANRVVAGLQDSTPIDAKDKHVVIIGGGDTGADCLGVAHRQGAANVIQLDQYPLPPDTRAAEQHPWPTWPVILRNYPAHEEGGERVFGVAVQEFVDDGEGNVKAIRIVDVAVERINGRRTVTVAPGSKRDLPADLVLLAIGFEGTEQQPLLEQFGVTRNPRGAVDARPDWQTEADGVFVAGDMHRGASLIVWAIAEGRAAAAAIHSYLGGDGDLPAPVRPSSQPLAATR; encoded by the coding sequence GTGCCTGATCCGAACGGTTTCCTGCGCTACGAGCGGCAGCTGCCCAAGCGCCGCCCGGTGCCCGTACGCATCCGGGACTGGCGGGAGGTCTACCCGCCGGCCGGTGACGAGCTGATCCGTGACCAGGCCACGCGCTGCATGGACTGCGGCATCCCGTTCTGTCACGAGGGTTGCCCGCTCGGCAACCGGATCCCGGACTGGAACGACCTGGTCCGCACCAACGCGTGGGCCGCGGCGGCGGAGAGCCTGCACGCCACGAACAACTTCCCGGAGTTCACCGGCCGGCTCTGCCCCGCGCCCTGCGAGGCGGCCTGCGTCCTCGGCATCGCCGACGACCCGGTCACCATCAAGCAGGTCGAGGTGGAGATCGCCAACCACGCCTTCGACCTCGGGTACGTGCAGCCGCAGCGTCCCGCGACCCTGTCGGGCAAGTCGGTGGCCGTGGTCGGCTCCGGCCCGGCCGGGCTCGCGGCGGCGCAGCAGCTGGCCCGCGCCGGTCACGCGGTGACGGTGTTCGAGCGCGACGACCGCATCGGCGGCCTGCTGCGCTACGGCATCCCGGACTTCAAGCTGGAGAAGGAACGCATCGACGCCCGCCTCGCCCAGATGGAGGCCGAGGGCGTCGTGTTCCAGACCGGCGTCAACGTGGGCGTCGACGTGACCGCCGACGACCTGCGCGAACGCTTCGACGCCGTGCTGCTCACCTGCGGGGCCCTGGCCGGCCGCGACACCCACGAGACGCCGGGCCGTCAGCTGCGCGGCGTACACCTGGCCATGGAGCACCTGGTCCCGGCCAACCGGGTCGTCGCCGGCCTGCAGGACTCCACCCCGATCGACGCCAAGGACAAGCACGTCGTCATCATCGGCGGCGGCGACACCGGCGCGGACTGCCTCGGCGTGGCGCACCGCCAGGGCGCGGCCAACGTCATTCAGCTCGACCAGTACCCGCTGCCCCCCGACACCCGCGCGGCCGAGCAGCACCCCTGGCCGACCTGGCCGGTCATCCTGCGCAACTACCCCGCGCACGAGGAGGGCGGCGAGCGCGTCTTCGGCGTCGCGGTGCAGGAGTTCGTCGACGACGGCGAGGGCAACGTCAAGGCCATCCGCATCGTCGACGTCGCCGTCGAACGGATCAACGGCCGCCGCACGGTCACCGTCGCCCCCGGCTCGAAGCGCGACCTCCCGGCCGACCTGGTCCTTCTGGCGATCGGCTTCGAGGGTACGGAGCAGCAGCCGCTGCTGGAGCAGTTCGGCGTCACCCGCAACCCCCGCGGAGCCGTCGACGCCCGCCCCGACTGGCAGACGGAGGCGGACGGCGTCTTCGTCGCGGGCGACATGCACCGCGGCGCCTCCCTGATCGTCTGGGCGATCGCCGAGGGCCGCGCGGCCGCGGCGGCGATCCACAGCTACCTGGGCGGCGACGGCGACCTGCCGGCCCCGGTACGCCCGTCCTCCCAGCCGCTCGCGGCGACCCGCTGA